DNA from Pseudocitrobacter corydidari:
ATCCGGTACATTGATTTCGATAGCCATTATTCTTTTACCTCTTACGCCAGACGCGGGTTAACTTTTTCTGCATCGATGTTGAATTTGGTAATTGCGTCAGCAACCACTTTCTTATCGATTTCGCCACGTTTAGCCAGTTCGCCCAGCGCCGCTACAACCACATAGGAAGCATCAACTTCGAAGTGGTGACGCAGGTTTTCACGGCTGTCGGAACGACCGAAGCCATCAGTACCCAGTACGCGGTAGTCATCAGCCGGTACATAAGTACGGACCTGCTCGGCGAACAGTTTCATATAGTCGGTGGAAGCCACTGCCGGAGCGTCGTTCATCACCTGAGCGATGTACGGAACGCGCGGGGTTTCCATCGGGTGCAGCATGTTCCAGCGCTCACAGTCCTGACCATCACGCGCCAGTTCAGTGAAGGACGTTACGCTATAAACGTCAGAACCTACGCCGTAATCTTTCGCCAGGATCTGTGCTGCTTCACGGACGTGACGCAGGATAGAACCGGAGCCCAGCAGCTGAACTTTACCTTTGCTACCTTCAACGGTTTCGAGTTTGTAGATACCTTTACGGATACCTTCCTCAGCACCTTCCGGCATTGCCGGCATGTGGTAGTTTTCGTTCAGCGTGGTGATGTAGTAGTAAACGTTCTCTTGTTTCTCACCGTACATACGCTCCAGACCATCATGCATGATGACCGCAACTTCATACGCGTAAGACGGATCGTAAGAGATACAGTTCGGGATAGTCAGAGACTGAATATGGCTGTGACCATCTTCGTGCTGCAGACCTTCACCGTTCAGGGTCGTACGACCGGAAGTACCACCAATCAGGAAGCCGCGAGCCTGCTGGTCGCCTGCCTGCCAGCACAAGTCGCCGATACGCTGGAACCCGAACATGGAGTAGTAGATGTAGAACGGGATCATCGGCAGGTTGTTGGTGCTGTAAGAGGTCGCAGCAGCCAGCCAGGATGCGCCAGCACCCAGTTCGTTGATACCTTCCTGCAGAATCTGACCTTTCTCGTCTTCTTTGTAGTAAGCAACCTGCTCACGGTCCTGCGGGGTGTACTGCTGACCGTTCGGGCTGTAGATACCAATCTGACGGAACAGACCTTCCATACCGAAAGTACGCGCTTCATCGGCGATAATCGGAACCAGACGATCTTTGATCGATTTGTTCTTCAGCATCACGTTCAGGGCACGAACGAAAGCGATAGTGGTAGAGATCTCTTTATTCTGCTCTTCCAGCAGCGGTGCGAAATCTTCCAGAGTCGGCATTTCCAGCTTCTCAGTGAAGTGGGTCTGGCGGCTCGGCAGGTAACCGTGCAGTTTCTGACGCTGAGCGTGCAGATAAGTATGCTCTGGAGAACCTTCCGGGAAGGTCAGGTAAGAGAGGTTTTCCACCTGCTCGTCGGTTACCGGAACATTGAAGCGGTCGCGGATATAGCGCACGCCGTCCATGTTCATTTTCTTAACCTGGTGAGCGATGTTTTTACCTTCAGCGGTATCACCCATGCCGTAACCTTTGATGGTATGGGCCAGGATAACAGTCGCTTTGCCTTTGGTTTCCTGCGCTTTTTTCAGTGCAGCGTAAACTTTCTTCGGATCGTGACCACCACGGTTCAGCGCCCAGATCTGCTCATCAGTCCAGTCTGCAACCAGGGCTGCGGTTTCCGGATATTTACCGAAGAAGTGCTCACGCACGTAAGCGCCATCTTTGGATTTGAAGGTCTGGTAATCGCCGTCGACGGTTTCTTCCATCAGCTGGATCAGTTTACCGCTGGTGTCTTTACGCAGCAGCTCATCCCAACGACCGCCCCAGATAACCTTGATAACGTTCCAGCCAGCACCGCCAAAGATGCCTTCCAGTTCGTTGATGATCTTGCCGTTACCGGTGACCGGGCCATCCAGACGCTGCAGGTTACAGTTGATAACGAAGACCAGGTTATCCAGTTTTTCACGGGTGGCGATAGTGATCGCACCTTTGGATTCCGGTTCGTCCATCTCGCCGTCGCCGAGGAACGCGTAAACGGTTTGTTTAGAGGTATCTTTCAGGCCACGGTGTTCCAGATATTTCAGGAATTTAGCCTGGTAGATCGCACCGATTGGGCCCAGACCCATTGATACGGTCGGGAACTGCCAGAATTCCGGCATCAGTTTCGGGTGCGGGTAAGAAGACAGACCTTTACCGTGAACTTCCTGACGGAAGTTGTTCATCTGCTCTTCGGTCAGACGGCCTTCAAGGAACGCACGTGCGTAAACGCCCGGAGAGATGTGACCCTGGAAGTAAACCAGGTCGCCGCCATCCTGCTCGTTGCGTGCACGGAAGAAGTGGTTGAAACATACTTCGTAGAAGGTTGCGGAAGACTGGAAGGATGCCATATGGCCGCCCAGTTCCAAATCTTTCTTGGACGCGCGCAGAACGGTCATGATCGCGTTCCAGCGGATAGCTGAACGAATACGGCGTTCCAGATCCAGATCGCCCGGGTATTCCGGTTCGTCTTCAACGGCAATAGTGTTTACATAACCGCTAGCACCTGCACCAGCCGCTACCTGAACGCCGCCTTTACGGGCTTCAGACAGCACCTGGTCGATCAGATACTGAGCGCGCTCAACACCTTCTTCACGGATAACCGATTCGATCGCCTGTAACCAGTCGCGAGTTTCGATCGGATCCACGTCATTTGGGAAACGTTCTGACATGGGGTTTTCCTTATCTATCTAGTACGTTGATTTATCTGGAACCTGTCCCATTGTGCTTTCAGTGGAAAACACAATAAGACAGGTTCTGTGTTTAGTTGCCGCGCACTTTTATTGGCGCTTATCACATATCTTTCTGGTAAAACCGCTGCCAGAAAAAACTCAATCCTTGCGCTGTTGCAGGCGACGTAACGAGCGTTCACGACGGCTCTGTTCACGGCTCCTGTCCAGCAAAATCTCTTCAATAAAGGCCAGGTGACGGTGCGACGCTTCACGCGCCTGCTCCGGTTCACCGGCGACAATCGCCTCGAAAATCCGGGTGCGATGATTGCTGACCTGCGGGAGCATCTCCCGACGGGCATACAGCAACTCGAAGTTCTGCCGAACGTTTTGTGCCAACATCGGCTCCATACACCTTAGCAAATGGAGCAACACCACATTGTGGGCGGCTTCGGTCACGGCGATTTGATACTGGACGACGGCGCTCGACTCTGCGTCGAGGTCGCCCGATTGTTGAGCCCGTTCGATGGCCTGATGCAGTTCGCGAATACGTTCGCGGTCTTCATCAGTGCTGCGCAGTGCCGCGTAATAAGCCGCGATACCTTCAAGCGCGTGACGGGTTTCAAGCAGATCAAACTGGGATTCAGGGTGGTCGGACAGAAGCTCTACCAGCGGATCGCTGAAGCTCTGCCACAAGCTGCTTTGGACAAAAGTCCCGCCGCCCTGGCGACGAAGCAGTAACCCTTTCGCTTCGAGACGTTGAATCGCCTCACGCAGCGAGGGACGGGATACGTCGAACTGTTTCGCCAGTTCGCGTTCAGGTGGAAGTTTTTCGCCGGGGCGTAATGTCCCCTCAAGAATCAAAAACTCCAACTGCTGCTCAATCACATCAGAAAGTTTTGGTTGGCGGATTTTGCTGTAGGCCATAGTTCCCTGTACCTGCCATTAGCCCGGAGTCAATTGGTCTTACCAATTTCAAGTTCGTAGCGCTAAAGTAACAAAGTATTCACCTTCTGTCCATACAGGTTTTGATTGAAATCAGTAAACCACGCACTTTTTAACAACATTACAGAAATGATGTTTCAGAATTGTAACCTTGCACAAAAAATGTCTTTACCACGTTGGAAGTACAATTAACGAAAAATATACGAAAATTACGCACACTGAAGCGTTTCACTTTGCCAAACAATGAATATTTATGCACTTATTGTTGACAAAATGTACATGCTTACCCACTTCTGGGGCTGGCTGCTACACTTACAACTGGTTTCTTTTTATTCAATCCGTCATCAACCACTCATAAAGCAGGTGCATTTCCGCGCACTTACCACTATTCTTCCCTGGACGAAAGAGTTCCTCTCATTTTTATTCACTCTCTTTCGTAAACATAAAAATACAGGAAATGGAATTCCCTGATTACAAACGTACAAATAACAACCACACACGAGGTTTCATGATGGAAGGTCAACAGCACAGCGACCAGCTGAAGCGCGGCCTCAAAAACCGCCATATCCAGCTGATTGCGCTGGGTGGAGCTATCGGTACCGGCCTGTTTCTCGGCAGTGCCTCCGTTATCCAGTCAGCCGGTCCGGGCATTATTCTGGGTTATGCCATTGCAGGCTTTATTGCCTTCCTGATCATGCGCCAGCTCGGTGAAATGGTCGTGGAAGAGCCGGTAGCCGGGTCATTCAGCCACTTTGCCTATAAATACTGGGGCAGTTTCGCCGGCTTCGCGTCAGGCTGGAACTATTGGGTACTGTACGTGCTGGTTGCCATGGCGGAACTCACCGCGGTCGGCAAATACATCCAGTTCTGGTATCCGGAAATCCCGACCTGGGCTTCCGCAGCGGCCTTCTTTATTCTGATTAACGCCATTAACCTCACCAACGTAAAAGTGTTTGGGGAAATGGAGTTCTGGTTCGCGATTATTAAAGTGGTCGCGGTTGTGGGCATGATCCTGTTCGGCGGCTGGCTGCTGTTCAGCGGTAGCGCGGGCCCGCAGGCGACAGTTCGCAACCTGTGGGAACAGGGCGGCTTCCTGCCGCACGGCATGCAAGGGCTGGTGATGATGATGGCTATCATCATGTTCTCTTTCGGTGGGCTTGAGCTGGTGGGGATCACCGCCGCAGAAGCCGACAACCCGGAAAAAAGCATTCCCAAAGCCACCAACCAGGTGATTTATCGTATTCTGATTTTCTATGTGGGTTCGCTGGCGGTCCTGCTTTCTCTGCTGCCGTGGACGCGCGTCACCGCTGATGTCAGCCCGTTTGTGCTTATCTTCCACGAACTGGGTGATACGCTGGTGGCTAACGCCCTGAACGTTGTGGTTCTGACCGCAGCGCTCTCCGTTTATAACAGCTGTGTCTACTGTAACAGCCGCATGCTGTTCGGCCTCGCCCAGCAGGGGAACGCGCCGAAAGCGCTGCTCTCCGTCGATAAACGCGGCGTACCGGTCAACACCATTCTGGTCTCCGCTGTGGTGACCGCGCTGTGTGTGCTGATCAACTACCTGGCACCGGAATCTGCGTTTGGCCTGCTGATGGCGCTGGTGGTTTCTGCGCTGGTGATCAACTGGGCGATGATTAGCCTTGCGCACATGAAATTCCGCAAAGCGAAACAGCAACAGGGCGTTACGCCGCGCTTCCCGGCGCTGCTCTACCCGCTTGGCAACTGGATCTGCCTGCTGTTTATGGCGGCGGTGCTGGTTATCATGCTGATGACGCCGGGCATGGCGATCTCCGTGTATCTGATCCCCGTATGGATCTGCATTCTGGGCGTTGGCTACATGGTTAAACAGAAGGGTGCGAAAACAGCCGTGAAGGCACATTAATCTCTCCCCCGGCCCCTTCCCTGTGGAAGGGGCCGGCTCTGTTACCCGCTTCACACTTTCCTTTTCTCAGCTATTTCGTCCATATCCTCACCGTTATACTGCAACGCATTTCGCGGGCCGCCAGCCAATAATTCTCTCCATACCGTCAGAGGGAGTTTCGGCAATGAATAACAATAAGTTATCAGTCAGAGAGAAAATTGGTTATGGCATGGGCGACGCCGGATGCAACATCATCTTCGGCGCTATCATGCTGTTCGTTAACTACTTTTATACCGATATTTTTGGTCTCGCCCCGGCGCTGGTCGGCGTTCTGCTGCTTTCCGTTCGCGTAATTGACGCCGTCACCGATCCCATCATGGGCGCACTCGCCGACCGTACCCGCAGTAAATATGGGCGATTTCGTCCATGGTTGCTGTGGATAGCGTTCCCTTACGCGCTATTCAGCGTACTGATGTTTACCACCCCGGACTGGACCTACAGCAGCAAAGTTATCTATGCGTTTGTCACCTATTTCCTGCTGTCGATTACCTACACCGCCATCAATATTCCCTATTGCTCGCTGGGTAGCGTCATCACCAACGACCCCAAAGAGCGCGTTGCCTGCCAGTCCTATCGCTTCGTGCTGGTAGGTATCGCCACGTTGCTGCTCTCATTGACCCTGCTGCCGATGGTTGACTGGTTTGGCGGCGGTGATAAAGCTAAAGGCTACCAGATGGCGATGACCGTACTGGCGTTTATCGGCATGTGTATGTTCCTGTTCTGCTTTGCCACGGTGCGTGAGCGCGTTAAACCCGCCGTGCAGACCAATGATGAACTGAAGCAAGACCTGAAAGATGTATGGAAAAACGACCAGTGGGTGCGCATCTTATTGCTGACGCTGTGCAACGTCTGCCCCGGTTTTATCCGTATGGCGGCGACCATGTATTACGTCACCTGGGTGATGGGCCAGAGCACACATTTCGCCACGCTGTTTATCAGCCTCGGCGTCGTCGGCATGATGTTCGGTAGCATGCTGGCGAAGGTACTCACCGACCGCTGGTGTAAGCTTAAGGTCTTCTTCTGGACTAACATCGCGCTGGCGATTTTCTCTATCGCCTTCTACTTCTTCGACCCGCATGCGACGATCATGATTGTGGTGCTCTACTTCCTGCTCAACATCCTGCATCAGATCCCGTCCCCGCTGCACTGGTCGCTGATGGCGGATGTCGATGACTACGGCGAATGGAAAACCGGTAAACGCATCACCGGGATCAGCTTCTCCGGCAACCTTTTCTTCCTCAAGGTCGGGCTGGCGATTGCCGGCGCGATGGTGGGCTTCCTGCTCTCCTGGTATGGCTACGATGCGGGCGCGAAGCAGCAAAGCGAAACCACGCTCAACGGTATCATGCTGCTGTTTACCGTCATTCCTGGCATCGGGTATCTGCTGACCGCCGGGATTGTGCGGATGCTGAAAGTTGACCGCGAACTCATGAAACAGATTCAGTCTGACCTGGAAAAACGTCGCGAGAACTATCGCGAACTGAATGACTACCAGACCGGTAAAATCACCGAACACGTAAGGAAAGCATAATGAACCGCTGGCCAAACCCTTTTATTGAACAACGCGCCGACCCTTTCATTTTGCATCATCAGGGAGAGTACTACTTTATCGCCTCGGTGCCGGAATACGATCGGCTGGAGATTCGCCGCGCCAGCACGCTTGAAGGGCTGCGCAGCGCCGACGCGGTTGTGGTCTGGCGTAAACCCGCAAGCGGCCCGATGTGCGAGCTTATCTGGGCACCGGAACTGCATAAGATTGACGGTCAATGGGTGATCTACTTCGCCGCCGCGCATACGCAGGCGCTGGACTCTCTCGGTATGTTCCAGCACCGGATGTATGCGCTGACCTGCGATGATGCGGATCCACTTAGCGGAAAATGGGTTGAGCGAGGCCAGGTGAAAACGCCGTTCGATACTTTCTGTCTGGATGCCACGACGTTTCATCATCAGGGAAAACAGTGGTATCTGTGGGCGCAAAAATCGCCAGACATTGCTGGAAACTCCAATATCTATCTGGCAGAACTGGAAAATCCGTGGACACTAAAAGGCGAGCCGGTGATGCTCAGCAAACCAGAGTTCGACTGGGAGTGTCGGGGTTTTCTGGTCAACGAAGGGCCTGCGGTGCTGGTGCATGGCGATAAACTCTTTGTCAGCTACTCCGCCAGCGCCACCGATGAGAATTACTGCATGGGCCTGCTGTGGATTGACCTGAACGCTGACATCACAAAGCCGGAAAACTGGCATAAATCACCGCAACCGGTGTTCACCACCAGCTATGAAAACCGCCAGTACGGGCCGGGGCACAACAGCTTTACCCAAACGCCGGACGGCGAGGATGTGTTGGTGTATCACGCGAGGAATTACACGGAGATTGAAGGCGACCCGTTATATGACCCGAATCGCCATACGCGGTTGAAACTGGTGCGCTGGCAGGAAGATGGCATGCCGGATTTCGGCGTGCCGCCTGCGGATACGATTTGAGTCGGTGCCCGGTGGCGCTCGCGCTTACCGGGCCTACAAAACAATACCCGAGCCCCCGTAGGCCGGATAAGCGTCAGCGCCATCCGGCACTACTCGCGCCCCAAGCAAAATTCTTACACCAGCGTCCCATATATGGTCAGCAGCGCCATAATCACCACCACCACAAACGAGGTTTTCTTCGCCATCGATACCGCCGCTTTTGGCGTCTCAACGCGGTCAACGTGTGGCTCGCGCGCCAGCGAATACTGCGCCAGCTGCGTCAGGACCTGGTACTGCGAAGTATGGCGATCGCCCAGCGAAGCAAACCATGCAGGCAGCGCTTTCTCACCGTGACCAAGCAGGGCGTAAACCACGCCCACCAGCCGCACCGGAAGCCAGTCCACAATATGCAAAATGGCATCAATGCCAGACTGCAAACGGTGATGCGGCGTCTGGTAACGTGCCAGCCACGACTGCCATGCACGCAGGAAAGAATACCCCATTAACAGTACCGGGCCCCACGGGCCGCCGACCACAAACCAGAACAGTGGCGCAAGGTAGAAGCGGAAGTTAATCCACAGCAGCGCATTTTGCAGCTCGCGCAGAAACTCGCGCTCATCACAGCCCGATGGCACACCGTGGATCATCGTTAGCTCGCAGGCCATCGCATCCCGCGCGTGGCTATCATTGAGTGATGCCGCCTTCAGGTAAGCGTGATAGTGCAGCCGCACGCGCCCTGCCCCGATGCACAACAGGCCGAGTAAAATCCAGAACACCAGCAGCGGCACGTTAAACAGCAGCCCGTCGAGCGCGCGCTGAATCAAAAACACCACTGCCATCGCCACCACGGTCATTGCAAGCGTAGCGACAAAAGAGAAGCGTTTGATGCGACGGAACAGCACTTCCAGACGGTGGTCGAGCTGCCAGTGCTCGCCCAGCTTAAATAAACGCTCGGCAATCAGCACCAGTAGCGTGGTAAACAGCGTCATGTCATCTCCTTATCTGACGAAGGGGTGACCAGTGCGCGAAAGCGAACCCAGTCAAACGCCGGGCCCGGATCGGTTTTGCGCACGGGCGCGATATCACAGTGTCCTGTCATATTATCGGCGATAGCCGGGTAAATCGTTATCAGCGACTGGGTTAACGCCGCCAGTTGCTGATACTGCGCATCGGTGTAGGCCAGCGTATCGGTGCCTTCCAGCTCAATGCCTATCGAGAAATCATTGCAGCGCTCGCGGCCCTGATATTCCGACACACCCGCGTGCCAGGCGCGCTTATCGAAAGGAACATACTGCACAATTTCCCCATCGCGGCGAATCAGACAATGGGCAGAAACGCGCAGGTGAGAAATCTCGGCGAAAAAAGGATGGGCGTTCGGGTCGAGCGTACCGGTAAACAGTGCATCTATCCATGGGCCGCCAAATTCGCCAGGGGGTAAACTGATATTATGAACAACCAGCAATGACGGGGTTTCATCGTCCGGGCGGCAGTCAAAGTGTGGCGACGGTACATGACGCGCGCCCACCAGCCAACCCTCATCTAACAACATGCTGGATCTCCTTATGTGTGGTGCTGATTCTCGGTTCAGAGTAGCATGTTTAAACCTTTCGAATCGTTACCAATTTGGAGTTTTATCATGCCGCCTCGCCGCTACAACCCAGACCACCGACGTGACGCGCTTCTGGAACGTATCAATCTCGACATTCCCAACGCCGTGGCACAGGCGCTCCGTGAAGATCTGGGCGGAGAAGTGGATGCCAATAACGACATTACCGCACAACTTCTGCCAGCGGAAACGCGCTCTCACGCGGTGGTTATCACCCGCGAAGACGGCGTGTTCTGCGGTAAACGCTGGGTTGAAGAGGTGTTTATTCAACTGGCGGGCGACGACGTCACGCTGACGTGGCACGTCGAAGATGGCGACCTGCTGAAAGCCGACCAGCCGCTGTTTGAAATCGATGGCCCTTCCCGCGTCCTGCTGACCGGCGAGCGTACCGCGCTGAATTTCGTGCAAACGCTCTCGGGCGTGGCCAGCGAAGTGCGTCGCTATGTCGACCTGCTGGAAGGCACCAAAACACAGCTGCTGGATACCCGCAAAACCCTGCCCGGCCTGCGTACTGCGCTGAAATATGCCGTGCTGTGCGGCGGCGGTGCGAATCACCGCCTGGGTCTTTCCGATGCATTCCTGATTAAAGAAAACCACATCATCGCTTCCGGCTCCGTGCGCCAGGCGGTAGAAAAAGCCTTCTGGCTGCACCCGGATGTGCCGGTGGAAGTGGAAGTGGAAAATCTGGAAGAGCTGGAAGACGCGCTGAAAGCCGGGGCCGACATCATCATGCTCGATAACTTTGACACTGAGCTGATGCGCAAAGCTGTCGCCATCACCAAAGGCCAGGCACGGCTGGAAGTCTCCGGCAACGTCACCTTTGACACCATTCGCGAATTCGCCGAAACCGGCGTGGATTACATCTCCGTTGGCGCGCTGACCAAACACGTGCGCGCGTTAGACCTCTCCATGCGTTTCCGTTAATTCCCGCAATCCGGCCTGCCCGCTGCGCAGGCCGGATAAGCCCACGCCATCCAAAAATTTTCCGCACCCGCTTCCATTTTTAATGTTGTCTTCTGCAACGCAGAAAAACTCTCTGGAAGGCGCTTTCCTGAATTCCTTTTTGCCCCTCGCGCCCGCTCCGCCTGACTGACACACTCCCGCCATCTCAACCAGGAGTGCATTATGGAAAAGCAAAAAGGATTTACCCTTATCGAGCTGATGGTGGTGATCGGCATCATCGCCATCTTAAGCGCCATCGGTATCCCGGCGTATCAAAACTACCTGCGCAAAGCCGCGCTCACCGACATGTTGCAAACCTTCGTTCCCTACCGTACGGCAATTGAATTGTGCGCCCTCGACCACGGCGGGCTGAACAGCTGTGATGGCGGCAGTAACGGTATTCCCTCGCCCACCACCACGCGTTATGTCTCTGGCATGAGTATCGCCAAAGGCGTGGTCGTTCTCACCGGCCAGGAGAGCCTGAACGGCCTGTCGGTCACCATGACGCCGGGCTGGGATAACGCCAACGGCGTGACCGGCTGGACGCGCGTTTGCGCTATCCAGAGCGACAGCGCCCTGCAACAAGCCTGCGAAGATGTCTTCCGCTTCGATGCGCAGTAACCCGGAGGCCGCGATGAATCAGGATCAGTTGCTTGCTCTGTGTAAAAAGCATCACGCCCTGTTGATCGGCAACGATCAGAGCGTGTTAAGCATCGCCGTTGTCGGTGCGCCGTCGGATGAACTGATGGATGCGCTGCGTTTTGCAACGCAAAAACGCGTCGATATCGAGTGCTGGAGCCAGGAGCGGATGGATAAACATTTGAAGCTCACGGCAACCGCCAGCCAACCCGCCGCCAATGACGACTCCCGCAGCGCGGTCGATCTGCTGAACCGCTCGCTGGAGCAGGCGTTGCTCCAGCGCGCATCAGATATTCATTTTGAACCCGGCGAGCATCACCTGCGTCTCAGGCTGCGCGTCGACGGCGTGCTGCATTTACTGACCACGCTACCGCTTTCACTGGCGGCAACGCTCACCGCACGTTTAAAGGTGCTGGGCAATCTCGATATTGCCGAACGTCGCATTCCACAGGATGGTCAATTTACCGTGGAGATCGCCGGTCAGTCCGTCTCTTTTCGCATCGCGACGCTGCCGTGTCGTTACGGTGAAAAGGTAGTTCTGCGCCTGCTGCATAACGTTGAACAGGCGCTGGATATCCATCAACTCGGCATGAGTGGCGATCAACTGGCGCTGTTCGGCGATGCGCTCAATCAGCCACAGGGGCTGATCCTGGTGACCGGGCCGACGGGCAGCGGTAAAACCGTGACGCTGTACAGCGCCCTGCAACGGCGTAATCGCAGCGACGTCAATATTTGCAGCGTGGAAGACCCGGTTGAAATACCCATCGAAGGGCTGAATCAAACGCAAATCAACCCTCGCGCCGGGCTGACGTTTCAGAGTGTACTACGTGCCCTGCTAAGGCAGGACCCGGATATTGTGATGGTCGGTGAAATTCGCGATGGCGAAACGGCGGAAATTGCCATCAAAGCCGCGCAAACCGGGCATCTGGTGCTCTCTACGCTGCACACCAATTCAACCGTTGAAACGCTGGTACGCCTGGAACAAATGGGCGTGGCGCGCTGGATGATCTCATCGGCGCTTCAGCTTGTGGTGGCCCAGCGGCTGGTGCGTAAACTGTGCCCGCACTGCCGGGAGAAAAACGGTGTAGAAGCACCGCTGCCGCACACGCTTTGGCCCCGCGCTTTACCTCACTGGCAGGCGACGGGTTGCCAGCATTGCTATCACGGCTATCTTGGTCGGGCGGCGATCTTTGAGATCCTGCCGCTTAACAACGATCTACGCCACGCCATTGCCGCAGGTCGCGGGACCGAAGAACTGGTACAGAAAGCGCGTCTGGCGGGAATGACAACCCTGTTCGAGAACGGCTGTATGGCCGTCGAGCGCGGGCTTACCACGCAGGAAGAGTTACTGCGCGTGATGGGGCTTCCGCATGGCAGCTAATCAACTCTGGCGCTGGCGCGGCCTGACGCTTCAGGCTGAAGAACGGTACGGAACGCTGTGGGCGCCTAATCGCCCGGAAGCGCTGGTTTCATTGCAGCAGCAGGGCATCACGGCGCTGACGCTTCGCCGCTGCACCGTCAGGGCCGCATACTGGCAGACAAACTGGCGCTGCGAAATTATTGAACAGCTGGCGACGCTGCTACATGCTGGCCTCACGCTCTCGGATGGGCTGGAGATGCTGGCTCGCCAGCATCCCATTGCGCAGTGGCAGGCCCTGCTCGGCACGCTCTCTCAACGGCTGGCGGAAGGTGTTTCGCTTTCCGACGGGTTACGCCAGTGGCCGGAAGCCTTTCCGCCGCTCTATCTGGCGATGATTCGCACCGGTGAGATAACGGGCAAGTTGGATATCTGCTGTCGCGCGCTGGCACAACAACAAAAATCGCAGCAGGCCATGACGCAGAAGGTAAAAAAAGCGCTGCGCTATCCGTGCATCATTTTGCTGCTGGCTATCGCTGTGGTGGTGGCGATGCTGGGGTTTGTGCTGCCGGAATTCACGGCAATTTATCGCACCTTTAATACGCCGCTGCCCGTGCTCACACAAGTCGTCATGAACATGGCGGATGCCGTTAAACTGCATTACGGGCTGATTGCGCTGTTCCTGACGCTGCCTTTTCTTCCCGGCATAATACTGAAAAACAATCCGCGCTGGCAGCGGCTTCAGGCGCGGGTCGCACTTTCACTGCCGGTGATGGGCAATCTGGTTCGCGGGCAGATGCTTAGCCACATTTTTACCGTCCTGTCACTGACGCAAAGCGCGGGTATCGCCTTCTTAAAGGGGCTGGAAACCGTCGAGGAAACCGTCACTCAACCGCTCTGGCGGGAAGTCATTAGCAGACTTCATCATGACATTTCGCAGGGAAGCCCCATCTGGCAGGCGATGGAAAATAGCCAGGTCTTCACGCCGCTGTGTATTCAACTGGTACGAACCGGGGAAGCGTCCGGCGCGCTGGAC
Protein-coding regions in this window:
- a CDS encoding family 43 glycosylhydrolase, producing MNRWPNPFIEQRADPFILHHQGEYYFIASVPEYDRLEIRRASTLEGLRSADAVVVWRKPASGPMCELIWAPELHKIDGQWVIYFAAAHTQALDSLGMFQHRMYALTCDDADPLSGKWVERGQVKTPFDTFCLDATTFHHQGKQWYLWAQKSPDIAGNSNIYLAELENPWTLKGEPVMLSKPEFDWECRGFLVNEGPAVLVHGDKLFVSYSASATDENYCMGLLWIDLNADITKPENWHKSPQPVFTTSYENRQYGPGHNSFTQTPDGEDVLVYHARNYTEIEGDPLYDPNRHTRLKLVRWQEDGMPDFGVPPADTI
- the ampE gene encoding beta-lactamase regulator AmpE, whose amino-acid sequence is MTLFTTLLVLIAERLFKLGEHWQLDHRLEVLFRRIKRFSFVATLAMTVVAMAVVFLIQRALDGLLFNVPLLVFWILLGLLCIGAGRVRLHYHAYLKAASLNDSHARDAMACELTMIHGVPSGCDEREFLRELQNALLWINFRFYLAPLFWFVVGGPWGPVLLMGYSFLRAWQSWLARYQTPHHRLQSGIDAILHIVDWLPVRLVGVVYALLGHGEKALPAWFASLGDRHTSQYQVLTQLAQYSLAREPHVDRVETPKAAVSMAKKTSFVVVVIMALLTIYGTLV
- the ampD gene encoding 1,6-anhydro-N-acetylmuramyl-L-alanine amidase AmpD; this encodes MLLDEGWLVGARHVPSPHFDCRPDDETPSLLVVHNISLPPGEFGGPWIDALFTGTLDPNAHPFFAEISHLRVSAHCLIRRDGEIVQYVPFDKRAWHAGVSEYQGRERCNDFSIGIELEGTDTLAYTDAQYQQLAALTQSLITIYPAIADNMTGHCDIAPVRKTDPGPAFDWVRFRALVTPSSDKEMT
- the nadC gene encoding carboxylating nicotinate-nucleotide diphosphorylase, which gives rise to MPPRRYNPDHRRDALLERINLDIPNAVAQALREDLGGEVDANNDITAQLLPAETRSHAVVITREDGVFCGKRWVEEVFIQLAGDDVTLTWHVEDGDLLKADQPLFEIDGPSRVLLTGERTALNFVQTLSGVASEVRRYVDLLEGTKTQLLDTRKTLPGLRTALKYAVLCGGGANHRLGLSDAFLIKENHIIASGSVRQAVEKAFWLHPDVPVEVEVENLEELEDALKAGADIIMLDNFDTELMRKAVAITKGQARLEVSGNVTFDTIREFAETGVDYISVGALTKHVRALDLSMRFR
- the ppdD gene encoding prepilin peptidase-dependent pilin — translated: MEKQKGFTLIELMVVIGIIAILSAIGIPAYQNYLRKAALTDMLQTFVPYRTAIELCALDHGGLNSCDGGSNGIPSPTTTRYVSGMSIAKGVVVLTGQESLNGLSVTMTPGWDNANGVTGWTRVCAIQSDSALQQACEDVFRFDAQ
- the gspE gene encoding type II secretion system protein GspE, which codes for MNQDQLLALCKKHHALLIGNDQSVLSIAVVGAPSDELMDALRFATQKRVDIECWSQERMDKHLKLTATASQPAANDDSRSAVDLLNRSLEQALLQRASDIHFEPGEHHLRLRLRVDGVLHLLTTLPLSLAATLTARLKVLGNLDIAERRIPQDGQFTVEIAGQSVSFRIATLPCRYGEKVVLRLLHNVEQALDIHQLGMSGDQLALFGDALNQPQGLILVTGPTGSGKTVTLYSALQRRNRSDVNICSVEDPVEIPIEGLNQTQINPRAGLTFQSVLRALLRQDPDIVMVGEIRDGETAEIAIKAAQTGHLVLSTLHTNSTVETLVRLEQMGVARWMISSALQLVVAQRLVRKLCPHCREKNGVEAPLPHTLWPRALPHWQATGCQHCYHGYLGRAAIFEILPLNNDLRHAIAAGRGTEELVQKARLAGMTTLFENGCMAVERGLTTQEELLRVMGLPHGS